The following coding sequences are from one Diospyros lotus cultivar Yz01 chromosome 7, ASM1463336v1, whole genome shotgun sequence window:
- the LOC127805822 gene encoding glyoxylase I 4-like, producing the protein MMKRDNPLPLKSLNHISVVCRSVERSLDFYQNVLGFFPIRRPNSFDFNGAWLYSYGIGIHLLQSEHPDNMPKINQINPKDNHISFQCESMAAVEKKLKEMEIRYVKSRVEEGGIYVDQLFFHDPDGSMIEICNCDNLPVVPLAGDQSAAQSCSLINCSVQKQQQQQIRQLI; encoded by the exons ATGATGAAGAGGGATAATCCACTGCCCTTGAAATCCTTGAACCACATCTCGGTGGTGTGTCGATCGGTTGAGAGATCCCTCGATTTCTATCAGAACGTTCTTGGATTCTTCCCTATTCGGAGGCCTAATTCCTTCGATTTTAATGGAGCCTG GTTATACAGCTATGGCATTGGCATTCATCTGTTGCAATCTGAACACCCGGACAACATGCCCAAGATTAACCAGATCAATCCCAAGGATAATCACATTTCTTTCCAA TGCGAGAGCATGGCGGCGGTGGAGAAGAAGCTGAAGGAGATGGAGATCAGGTACGTGAAGAGCAGGGTGGAGGAGGGTGGAATCTACGTCGATCAGCTCTTCTTCCACGATCCCGACGGCTCCATGATCGAGATCTGCAACTGCGACAACTTGCCAGTGGTCCCTCTAGCCGGCGACCAGTCCGCCGCTCAGTCCTGTTCGCTCATCAACTGCAGCGTccagaagcagcagcagcagcagatcAGACAATTGATATAG